CGGGGATCGAACGGGAGTGACGCGGTCGCTACAGCGCGACGACGTTCAGCACCATCACGAGGACGCCGAAGAGGAGTCCGAACGCGACGACGGTCTTCGGGTCGATACGGATCGCGTTGCGGTCCTCCGCGTCGAAGTAGCGGACGAGCCCCGCGCTCGACATCAGGC
This Salinigranum marinum DNA region includes the following protein-coding sequences:
- a CDS encoding preprotein translocase subunit Sec61beta, with the protein product MSSGQNSGGLMSSAGLVRYFDAEDRNAIRIDPKTVVAFGLLFGVLVMVLNVVAL